The Pseudomonadota bacterium DNA segment CTCGTGGCCGCACGCCTTGCAGGTGTACTCGTAGATCGGCATCGAACGCCTCCTCGCGGTGAAGTGATAGTCCGCGGGCAGGCGAAGTCAAGAGATTCGCCCGGCGACGAGGCGGCCCCGCTCGGCTCGGAGGAGCTCCGCCGCGGGCCAACCTGGTATCTCGCGGCCCCGTCTGGTAGAAGAGACCCATGACCTCCCGCGATATCGCCAAGGTGGTCCGATACTGGCGCGAGGCCGCCGAACACGACCTCGACACGGCGCGTTCCCTGTTCCGCACCGGCCGGTACGACTACTGTCTGTTCCTGTGCCACCTCTCGCTGGAGAAGCTGCTGAAGGCGTTGGCGACGAGGAAGCTGAAGGAGCACGCGCCGTTCACGCACAACCTGCTCTACTTGGCGGGGCAGGCCGGGATCGCGCTTTCGAAGACGCAGATCGCGCAACTCGATGACATCAACCGGTTCAACGTGGAGGCGCGGTATCCGGAAGATCTGCGGGCGTTCTACAAGAAGGTGAACCGCGCCTACGCAAAACGGTACCTGGACGTCACGAAGGGGATGTGGAGATGGCTCCAAGATCTGTTCGAGGCGTGATCGAGCGCTACAAGGCCGCGCTCGCCGCCGCGGAATTCCCGGCCTTCGAGGTCGTGCTGTACGGATCGTACGCCCGGCGCGAGGCGCGCCCTGACAGCGACATCGACCTGTGCCTGATCTCCGAGGCATTCGCCCGGGGCCGTCAGAGACACCGTCGAAGGGCGGTCCAGATCGCCTACGAAATCGATCCGCGCATCCAGGTCGTGCTCGTGGATCCCCGAACCCTCGCAACCAACACGCTCTCCCCGCTCTGGAGCGCCATCCGCCGGGAGTCGATCGCAGCGTGAGGCTCAGGCGCTCGCGGCTGGCTTGGACGATTCCGTGGTATGCTCGCCCCATCACGGGGGGGTGGAGATTGGCTACAAGGACAGACTGCTTTTCGGCGCCGCGGGCCAGCTGGTTCTTGGCTTTGGTCGCTTCTGTCGCTTCTGTCGCTTTGGTCTCTTGGCTTGGCGGCTGCGCAAGCGACCAAAGTGACAAAAGCGACGCAAGCGACGTGGATTCTGATTCTGACACAGACACCGATACTGACACGGACTCAGACACCGATACCGACACCGATACCGACACCGACACCGACACGGACACGGATACCGATACTGATTCCGATACGGATTGGCTGCCCGAAGGATGTCAGGTTGTGTCAACACAATCGGATTGGACAGTGGAAAGAGGTTTCCATGGGAATAGAATGGTTTGGATTGACCGGGATACACCCACGGAAATGCCAGAAATCCGGGTCAGAGATCTCACAACCGGCGACGTGACGGTCGTAGTGGATGAGTTGCCAGGGTCTGGCTACTATGATCATGCTTCTATTTGGTAACTGTTTAGCGGGATGATAGCACAGCCGACAGCGAGATCACGGCCGGAAGATGCTCGGCGGCGGCGCGCCGGA contains these protein-coding regions:
- a CDS encoding nucleotidyltransferase domain-containing protein is translated as MAPRSVRGVIERYKAALAAAEFPAFEVVLYGSYARREARPDSDIDLCLISEAFARGRQRHRRRAVQIAYEIDPRIQVVLVDPRTLATNTLSPLWSAIRRESIAA
- a CDS encoding HEPN domain-containing protein, whose protein sequence is MTSRDIAKVVRYWREAAEHDLDTARSLFRTGRYDYCLFLCHLSLEKLLKALATRKLKEHAPFTHNLLYLAGQAGIALSKTQIAQLDDINRFNVEARYPEDLRAFYKKVNRAYAKRYLDVTKGMWRWLQDLFEA